Part of the Bacillus mycoides genome is shown below.
TATTAAAAACGTATTAAAATCTTTAAAAATGTCAAAATATTAATACATTATGTTTTGGTACAAAAACTTCCAAGCAGTTGTAACTAATCACCTAAACCCGGATATACCAGTACTTTTAAAAGAACGTAATCCTAATTGGGGTCACCATATCATTTCGATAAATTTGTACGCTAAGAAATTTATAAAGGTTGTAGATGTTTAATAAACGTTTAAAAATATTTTATAACACATCTTTAAACATGATAATCCTTGACTATATAAGTAATGTCTTTAAAGGTATACTTCTATAAGAATTTTTGAGGGAAATGAATAAGTTGTGATAAACCTAATTAAATAAATGATTTGAAAGTAAACTAAACGGCTAAAAGTTTACTTTCATTTTTATTAAAAAAAGAACATGTAGAAATTACTACATGTTCTTTTTGAGTTGATGGCAATATTACAACTTGTTTATATTAGTTTGCTACTTTCATACTTTTGTAAAACTCGTTTTCACTATATGGTGCCCCTAATATCCTGTTTACATTTGTACATATTAACAGATTGGTATTGCATAGATCGTAAAATTTGCCTAGGTAGAGCTAAATACTTTATGGTATTACTTAATGATTGTAGAGATGGCTTGTTTGTATACCAGTTGTTGTTTACCATGAACCATCATTAAGACAGTAAATTTATCTGTTGCAAGGATCTGCCCACGTACTGGAACGCCATTCTTTAAAAATACAGTAACTTCCCCATCGCTATCAAACTAAAGTAAACAAATACCCCAAAACGAGAAAATTGACATCATCAAATTGAAAATGTGTAAAATTCTTGTTTTGGGGTTTTATAAATTTCTTAGGTTGATGGGCATACCGTGTGACCCCATAATAGGCGAATAAAGTTACGTTCAAATTCCGCAAAAGAAGCAAATAAATGAAACATAAGTTGACCAGTAGCACTTGAACGATTCATTGCAATATTTTCATAAACACTATAAAAACTAATCCCTCGTTCATTCAATTCATTAACAATCTGAACATAGATAAGTTTACACGGTTTTTATACAAAAGACGAAATTCTATAATTTTTGTTCAATATTAACGTGTCCAGAAACATACAATTTTCTGGACATGATAAAGCAATTTAGTTTCCATGCAAAATACTGGCTAACTCTTTATACATATAGAAATACTTTAATAATTTTTAAAAAGTATACTAAAGGTATTCCTGTTCTACTTTTCACAGCAATTGATAGTAATTTCTTATTTTTTGGAAATGGATGGTAACTCTTGTATACTTTCCTTCTTGTGATTGAATAGAAATATCATGTCCCAATTTCAAAACCATTTGTTTTGCAAGATACAGTCCCATCCCCGTAGATTTTGTATGGGTTCTTCCAGTAAAACCTGTGAATCCTCTTTCGAATACACGGTGTACATCTTCTTGTTTTATCCCAATGCCTGTATCTTGAATGATCAATCGTTTTTCTTCATTATCTTCCTCAAAACGGAAAAAAACTTCTCCACCTTCATTTACATACTTTAAAGCATTTGCTGTAATTTGGTCTATGATAAATGCAAGCCATTTACTATCGCTTTGTACGAATTTCTGAGCTTCCTCCATATGAAAGTGAATTCGTTTCGAGATAAAGATTTTGGCATATTTCTTTACACTTTGTTTAATGATTTGATCCAGCTGCACATCTGTAATGAAATAGTCTTTAGAAAATGAGTCAATCCGTGAATAGTAAAGAGCCTGTTCCACGTAATTATCTATTTTGTTCAGCTCGTCTTCAAACTTATCTATAAGAAAATCTACTGTTTTTCCCGTACTGTTTTCAATAAGTAAACTACTTGCGGCAATTGGAAGCTTTACCTCGTGAACCCAGGACATAATAAAATCTTGGTGATCCAATTTCTCGTGAATCAACTTTTGAAGTTGCTTAGAATGCTTGTCCCGTACTATTTTTATCATTTTGACATATAAAGCTTGTTCATAATTTTGTGGCTCAAGCATTTCTACAGGAAAGTCTTCCTTCTGATTCTCAATTAAATCATTTAGTTCTAGGTAAAAAGACCTCCGGTAATAATATTCAATAGTAATATACAGACTTACGGAGAGAAAACAAATAACGTGAGTATAGAGCAGATTTTGAATAACGAGATTCCGACTATCGTTTACAACCATAATTAATGAAACAAACAACATTAATATGAAGTACAGTATGAAAAAAAATCGTTTATCTTTTATATATTGAAAAAAACTCATAAAATAATATACCCGTATCCTTTCTTAGTGGTAATGAAACCATCTTTACCGAGGTCAGTAATTTTTTTGCGTATCCGTGCAATGTTAACCGTTAAGGTATTTTCGTCCACGAATCTTTCATCAGCCCAAAGACTGCGCATTATCTTTGTTCGGCTTACAACTGTCCCTTTATTTTGCATGAGAAGTTTTAAAATAATAAATTCATTTTTAGTTAGCGTAATCTCTTCATTCACATTAGACACATTGTAGGTTTTAAGGTTGAGCACAATTCCATCATGCTCAATAACTTTTAACTCTATGTCTTCTATATACGTATACGTCCTACGCAGGAGTGCATTAACCTTTGCCATTAAAACATCTGTGTGGAACGGTTTATTAATAAAATCATCCCCACCCATATTCATCGCCATTACCATATCCATTGGTGTATTACGAGACGAAAGAAAAATAATCGGCGCTTTTGAAGTTTCTCTCATTTTATTACACCAGTAAAATCCATCAAATGATGGTAAATTAATGTCCATTAGTACAAGATGAGGACTATTTTTAAAAAATACTGATAATACTTGGTCAAAATCTTCTACCTTTACTGTAGTAAATCCCCATTTTTCTATTGTCTCTCCCAACATATCTCGAATCGTTTTTTCGTCTTCTACAATCATAATTTTCATGGTTATTCCCCCAAAATCTTATATTAAAGATAATTTGTGTTATATGTTACGTGCTCATACTTCTGCATTAAATTACGATAGCATAATCGTCTATATCACATTATAGTGGAAAAGATAAAGAAAAAAGGGATATTTATTGTAAGGTGACAAAACTGTAAGGTTAGCCTACACAACTGTAAGGTTATCGAAGGGTTACATCATATAGAATAAAACCTGTAAGAAAAAAATAACTTCTTTGATGGAGGAATTAGATATATGAAATCAATAGTAGACGCAAAACAAATCAAAAAAATGTATGGAGCAAAAGGAAATACATTTACTGCATTACAGGATATTGATTTAACTGTTCGCGAAGGTGAGTTTTTTGGAATTATGGGACCTTCAGGTGCCGGAAAGTCCACACTTTTAAATATTTTGGCGACCATAGATCAGCCAACGTCCGGTGAGATTTTAATTGATGGGACAAGCATACTAAACATGAAAGAAGAACAATTATCCGCATTCAGGCGGGATAAACTCGGTTTCATTTTTCAAGATTACAATTTATTAGATACGTTAACAGTGAAAGATAATATTTTGCTGCCACTTGCACTAGCAAAAATGGATGTACAAGAAATAGAAAACAGAGTTAACGAGATTTCAGAGCGTTTTGGTATTCGTTCCATTTTAGATAAATACCCGTATCAAATTTCAGGTGGGCAGAAACAGCGCACAGCTGCTTCGCGTGCGATGGTATCTAAACCCAGCTTAATATTAGCAGACGAGCCGACTGGCGCACTCGATTCAAAATCGGCAGCAGATTTATTGGAGAGCTTACAAAATTTAAGCCAAGAAGATAAAGCAACCATCCTCATGGTAACACATGATGCATTTGCAGCTAGCTATTGTAAACGCGTGTTATTTATTAAAGATGGCACGCTGTTTACCGAACTCGTAAAGGGGAATTCTTCTGGCAAAGATTTTTTCAAAAAGATATTAGATGTATTGTCCATTCTTGGAGGTGGTACAAGTGACGTTATTTAGTTTAGCGAAAAAAAATATTAAAGGGAATTTAAACAACTACCTTCTCTACATTTTCTCTATGGTGATTAGTGTCGTGATTTGCTATACTTTCAACTCATTATTGTATACACCAGAAATTAAAAATGCCGTTAATAATATGGAAGGTACAATGTCACAAACCACTTTCGTTT
Proteins encoded:
- a CDS encoding sensor histidine kinase, which codes for MSFFQYIKDKRFFFILYFILMLFVSLIMVVNDSRNLVIQNLLYTHVICFLSVSLYITIEYYYRRSFYLELNDLIENQKEDFPVEMLEPQNYEQALYVKMIKIVRDKHSKQLQKLIHEKLDHQDFIMSWVHEVKLPIAASSLLIENSTGKTVDFLIDKFEDELNKIDNYVEQALYYSRIDSFSKDYFITDVQLDQIIKQSVKKYAKIFISKRIHFHMEEAQKFVQSDSKWLAFIIDQITANALKYVNEGGEVFFRFEEDNEEKRLIIQDTGIGIKQEDVHRVFERGFTGFTGRTHTKSTGMGLYLAKQMVLKLGHDISIQSQEGKYTRVTIHFQKIRNYYQLL
- a CDS encoding response regulator transcription factor yields the protein MKIMIVEDEKTIRDMLGETIEKWGFTTVKVEDFDQVLSVFFKNSPHLVLMDINLPSFDGFYWCNKMRETSKAPIIFLSSRNTPMDMVMAMNMGGDDFINKPFHTDVLMAKVNALLRRTYTYIEDIELKVIEHDGIVLNLKTYNVSNVNEEITLTKNEFIILKLLMQNKGTVVSRTKIMRSLWADERFVDENTLTVNIARIRKKITDLGKDGFITTKKGYGYIIL
- a CDS encoding ABC transporter ATP-binding protein, with product MKSIVDAKQIKKMYGAKGNTFTALQDIDLTVREGEFFGIMGPSGAGKSTLLNILATIDQPTSGEILIDGTSILNMKEEQLSAFRRDKLGFIFQDYNLLDTLTVKDNILLPLALAKMDVQEIENRVNEISERFGIRSILDKYPYQISGGQKQRTAASRAMVSKPSLILADEPTGALDSKSAADLLESLQNLSQEDKATILMVTHDAFAASYCKRVLFIKDGTLFTELVKGNSSGKDFFKKILDVLSILGGGTSDVI